The following coding sequences are from one Aliarcobacter skirrowii CCUG 10374 window:
- the pstB gene encoding phosphate ABC transporter ATP-binding protein PstB, with protein MSTDNKTKIDVKNLNLYYGSNQALFDINVNLYQNKITALIGPSGCGKSTFLRCINRMNDLIPSVKIDGKIVIDKKNIYDKDVDEVSVRKRVGMVFQQPNPFPKSIYDNVAYAPLKHGMVKKGKECDELVETSLIKSGLWNEVKDKLQNPGTSLSGGQQQRLCIARTIAIKPEVILMDEPTSALDPISTEKIESLMLELKQDYTIITVTHNMQQAARVADYTAFFHLGKLIEYDVTETIFVNPTNKKTEDYITGRFG; from the coding sequence ATGAGTACAGATAATAAAACAAAAATAGATGTAAAAAACTTAAATTTGTATTATGGTTCAAATCAAGCACTATTTGATATTAATGTAAATTTGTATCAAAATAAAATAACAGCACTAATTGGACCATCTGGTTGTGGAAAATCTACATTTTTAAGATGTATAAATAGAATGAATGATTTAATTCCAAGTGTTAAAATTGATGGAAAAATTGTAATTGACAAAAAAAATATTTATGATAAAGATGTTGATGAGGTAAGTGTTAGAAAAAGAGTTGGAATGGTATTTCAACAACCAAATCCTTTTCCAAAATCTATTTATGATAATGTTGCTTATGCACCACTAAAACATGGAATGGTAAAAAAAGGGAAAGAGTGTGATGAGTTGGTTGAAACTTCACTAATAAAATCAGGTCTTTGGAATGAGGTAAAAGATAAGTTACAAAATCCAGGAACTTCACTTTCAGGTGGTCAGCAACAAAGACTTTGTATTGCAAGAACAATTGCAATTAAACCAGAGGTTATTTTAATGGATGAGCCAACATCTGCACTTGATCCAATAAGTACAGAAAAAATTGAGTCTTTGATGCTTGAATTAAAACAAGATTATACAATTATAACTGTAACTCACAATATGCAACAAGCAGCACGAGTTGCTGATTATACGGCATTTTTTCACTTAGGAAAATTAATAGAGTATGATGTAACAGAGACTATCTTTGTTAATCCAACAAATAAAAAAACAGAAGATTATATTACAGGGAGATTTGGATAA
- a CDS encoding phosphate signaling complex PhoU family protein, with the protein MLKPYEEKLKLIKSEVEKLGLDVVEALEICLKSLNERKIENLKNVEISEKKFLAKSNELDNIIITTLALYTPEARDLRRMVAFLKITNEIVRTAANTKDFAKMFRRSYSEDLDTNTILEYTIPLLKSALLSTKTAVSIIDEHDLKQVEQKYQRVVVEESKTDDLYLMIEKNILKLITKNLDLSKEYFDILSSLRRLEKIADRSVSIASLLQFAKLGGDMVQS; encoded by the coding sequence ATGTTAAAACCTTATGAAGAGAAATTAAAACTTATAAAAAGTGAAGTAGAAAAACTAGGATTAGATGTTGTTGAAGCTTTAGAGATTTGTTTAAAATCTTTAAATGAAAGAAAGATAGAGAATCTAAAAAATGTTGAAATTAGTGAGAAAAAATTTCTTGCAAAATCAAATGAACTAGATAATATTATTATCACAACTCTAGCTTTATATACACCAGAAGCTAGAGATTTAAGAAGAATGGTAGCATTCTTAAAAATCACAAATGAGATAGTAAGAACAGCTGCAAATACAAAAGATTTTGCAAAAATGTTTAGAAGATCTTATAGTGAAGATTTAGATACAAATACTATTTTAGAGTACACAATTCCTCTTTTAAAATCGGCTTTATTATCTACAAAAACAGCTGTATCTATAATAGATGAACATGATTTAAAACAAGTTGAGCAAAAGTATCAAAGAGTTGTTGTAGAAGAGAGTAAAACAGATGATTTATACTTGATGATTGAGAAAAATATTTTAAAACTAATTACAAAAAATCTTGATTTATCAAAAGAGTATTTTGATATTTTAAGTAGTTTAAGAAGATTAGAGAAAATTGCAGATAGATCTGTATCAATAGCTAGTTTACTACAGTTTGCAAAACTAGGTGGAGATATGGTTCAATCATAA
- a CDS encoding phosphate-starvation-inducible PsiE family protein — MKKAIQKISDYFSSNFEVLVATVIFLVIFIAGHDFYRAIILMLEFIVIMEVVKMISDFIKKETLRLRYVIDIFIIFLIREVIILSANKNRDYFDIVFLLFVIFVFFVFRILSIKFSPINDKKADEIK, encoded by the coding sequence ATGAAAAAAGCTATACAAAAAATCTCGGACTATTTTAGTTCAAACTTTGAAGTTTTGGTTGCTACTGTTATATTTTTAGTGATATTCATAGCTGGACACGACTTTTATAGAGCAATTATACTTATGCTTGAGTTTATTGTGATTATGGAAGTTGTTAAGATGATTTCTGATTTTATAAAAAAAGAGACATTAAGACTTAGATATGTTATTGATATTTTTATAATATTTCTAATAAGAGAAGTTATAATTTTATCAGCAAATAAAAATAGAGACTACTTTGATATAGTATTCTTACTATTTGTAATATTTGTCTTCTTTGTGTTTAGAATATTATCTATAAAATTTTCACCAATAAATGATAAAAAAGCAGATGAGATAAAATGA
- a CDS encoding response regulator transcription factor: MKKLILIVEDEEDMLELLEYTLQKEGYDTIGFLNVDKNVRKVLDEENIDLILMDRNLPNIEGTTFIKELRVSGYSNPVIYITAKDKENDVLEGFEAFADDYITKPFNLKELIARVKAVIKRTSKELEFIKAKDIVYNFANKKFYIENKEIELTQLESSLLFEFINNQDILLSRDYLLEKVWKDSLDKKEKTVNVAIKRLKSKIDPKAKKNYIKAVRGEGYIFC; encoded by the coding sequence ATGAAAAAATTAATTCTTATAGTTGAAGATGAAGAGGATATGCTTGAGCTTCTTGAGTACACACTACAAAAAGAGGGTTATGATACTATTGGATTTTTAAATGTGGATAAAAATGTAAGAAAAGTTTTGGATGAGGAGAACATAGATTTAATCTTAATGGATAGAAATCTTCCAAATATTGAAGGAACTACATTTATAAAAGAGTTAAGAGTAAGTGGTTACTCTAATCCAGTTATTTACATAACTGCAAAAGATAAAGAGAATGATGTTTTAGAAGGATTTGAGGCATTTGCAGATGATTATATTACTAAACCTTTTAATCTAAAAGAGCTAATTGCTAGAGTAAAAGCTGTAATAAAAAGAACTTCAAAAGAGCTTGAGTTTATAAAGGCAAAAGATATTGTTTATAACTTTGCAAACAAAAAGTTTTATATTGAAAATAAAGAGATTGAACTAACTCAACTTGAGAGCTCTTTGTTGTTTGAGTTTATAAATAATCAAGATATTCTTCTTTCAAGAGATTATCTTCTTGAAAAAGTTTGGAAGGACTCTTTAGATAAAAAAGAGAAGACTGTAAATGTTGCAATAAAAAGATTAAAATCAAAAATAGATCCAAAAGCTAAAAAGAACTATATAAAAGCTGTTCGTGGAGAGGGATATATTTTTTGTTAA
- a CDS encoding ATP-binding protein, whose product MLKIHQLFLRTYLAIFIAILITLTLATYFWAKNLYINQIEKNLIQNLDTLAVVLQNSKDINSLNSVVLNLSQVLALRVSVIDELGDVIAESHKNLDDIKNHSNRVEIIEAKNIGIGKDTRVSETLGKDLLYIARKIEIEGKTYYIRMADYTNKITDNFKSLTIEIFIYILLFLFLAFLATYFISLKIKKETDLILDFLKDIKNKKTPIPLKSNYTFEFYKIAKLLNKVSLKLSKREQEKVKHTAKLTLANRQKDDIISAISHEFKNPIAVISGYSQTLIEDENLSKDMKKKFLNKIFSNSNKMSQIIDKLRLALKLQDSNNTIALNNISIKRVLENIISDLKVKYKNQDINILGEDKEIKADEVLISIAITNLIENALKYSQDDITIEITNNYLAVIDKGIGISKENLENIFKKYYRANNNEWNNSLGLGLFIVKSILNIHNFELKIESTLGVGSTFKIYY is encoded by the coding sequence TTGTTAAAGATTCATCAACTATTTTTACGAACTTATCTAGCAATATTTATTGCTATTTTAATCACTCTAACACTAGCTACATATTTTTGGGCAAAAAATCTGTATATAAATCAAATTGAGAAAAATCTAATACAAAATTTGGATACATTAGCTGTTGTTTTACAAAATAGTAAAGATATAAATAGTTTAAATAGTGTGGTTTTAAACTTGAGTCAAGTTTTAGCTTTAAGGGTATCTGTAATAGATGAACTTGGAGATGTAATAGCAGAGAGTCATAAAAATTTGGATGATATAAAAAACCATTCAAATAGAGTAGAAATTATAGAGGCAAAAAATATTGGTATTGGAAAAGATACAAGAGTCTCTGAAACCTTAGGAAAAGATTTACTATATATTGCAAGAAAGATTGAAATAGAAGGTAAAACTTACTACATAAGAATGGCTGACTATACAAATAAAATAACAGATAATTTTAAATCACTCACAATTGAGATTTTTATATATATTTTACTGTTTCTATTTTTAGCTTTTTTGGCAACCTATTTTATTAGTCTAAAAATAAAAAAAGAGACAGATTTAATACTTGATTTTTTAAAAGATATAAAAAATAAAAAAACTCCAATACCTCTAAAATCAAACTACACTTTTGAGTTTTATAAGATTGCAAAGTTATTAAACAAAGTATCTTTAAAGCTATCAAAAAGAGAGCAAGAAAAAGTAAAACATACTGCAAAACTAACTCTTGCAAATAGACAAAAAGATGATATTATCTCTGCTATTTCTCATGAGTTTAAAAACCCAATCGCTGTAATCTCTGGTTATAGTCAAACTTTGATTGAAGATGAGAACTTATCAAAAGATATGAAAAAGAAGTTTTTAAATAAAATCTTCTCAAACTCAAATAAGATGTCACAAATTATTGATAAATTGAGACTTGCATTAAAACTTCAAGATAGTAACAACACAATTGCTTTGAATAATATATCAATAAAAAGAGTTTTAGAAAATATAATTAGTGATTTAAAAGTAAAGTATAAGAATCAAGATATAAATATTTTAGGTGAAGATAAAGAGATAAAAGCTGATGAGGTTTTAATATCTATTGCTATTACAAATCTAATAGAAAATGCTCTAAAATACTCTCAAGATGATATTACAATAGAGATTACAAATAATTATTTAGCTGTTATAGATAAGGGAATTGGAATATCAAAAGAGAATTTGGAAAATATATTTAAAAAGTATTACAGAGCAAACAACAATGAGTGGAATAACTCTTTAGGTTTAGGATTGTTTATTGTGAAATCTATCTTAAATATTCATAATTTTGAGCTAAAAATAGAGTCAACTTTGGGAGTTGGTTCAACTTTTAAAATATATTATTAA
- the rplM gene encoding 50S ribosomal protein L13 produces MKFTQMAKANEIERSWVVVDAEGKVFGRIITEVATILRGKNKPCFTPNVDCGDYVVIINASKAKFTGAKLDDKNYYTHSGYFGSTKTHKMSEMFEKNPEKLYKLATRGMLPKTTLGKAMLKKLKVYAGSEHPHTAQIKG; encoded by the coding sequence ATGAAATTTACTCAAATGGCAAAAGCCAACGAAATCGAAAGATCTTGGGTTGTAGTTGATGCAGAAGGTAAAGTATTCGGAAGAATTATTACTGAAGTTGCTACAATTTTAAGAGGTAAAAATAAACCTTGTTTTACACCAAATGTTGATTGTGGTGACTATGTAGTAATAATTAATGCAAGTAAAGCTAAATTTACAGGTGCAAAATTAGATGATAAAAACTACTATACACACTCAGGTTATTTTGGAAGTACAAAAACTCACAAAATGTCAGAAATGTTTGAAAAAAACCCTGAAAAATTGTATAAATTAGCTACTAGAGGTATGCTTCCAAAAACTACTCTTGGTAAAGCTATGTTAAAAAAATTAAAAGTATATGCAGGAAGTGAACATCCTCATACGGCTCAAATTAAAGGATAA
- the rpsI gene encoding 30S ribosomal protein S9, which produces MAKVYATGRRKTAIAKVWLENGNGQLTINGQTLDAWLGGHESIKKRVMQPLNVAKQETSVNVVVQTLGGGYSAQADAVRHGISRALVAFDEQFRTILKPHGLLTRDARSVERKKYGKKKARKSSQFSKR; this is translated from the coding sequence ATGGCAAAAGTATATGCAACTGGAAGAAGAAAAACTGCAATAGCAAAAGTGTGGTTAGAAAATGGAAATGGACAACTAACAATCAATGGTCAAACTCTTGATGCTTGGTTAGGTGGACATGAGTCAATTAAAAAAAGAGTTATGCAACCATTAAATGTAGCAAAACAAGAGACAAGTGTAAATGTAGTAGTACAAACTCTAGGTGGTGGATATTCAGCTCAAGCAGATGCTGTAAGACACGGAATCTCTAGAGCATTAGTTGCTTTCGATGAGCAATTTAGAACTATCTTAAAACCACATGGTTTATTAACAAGAGATGCAAGATCTGTAGAGAGAAAAAAATACGGAAAGAAAAAAGCAAGAAAATCTTCTCAATTCTCAAAAAGATAA
- a CDS encoding Fic family protein, protein MKKQKWIWEYDEYPNFKYNKEKLEPLLRDIAYEQGKLKSFMLLMDKESSKYSLAQTLENEIIASCEIEGEILNRESVRSSIKQKLGLESAEHYKVIKKEDNYVDILIDANTNYDEDLTLGKLFGWHNAMFEKGYSGFSKIKEAQFRGDGAMQVVSGDYGKEKIHYEAPPHDTLENEMNIFIKWFNETPTTLEKASLTHLWFVIIHPFDDGNGRITRALTDRVLSKLEQSSFSKIYTMSKSIYEHRKAYYEALDKTTGRFQKDDPLDITYWMEWFFKTLHHALLDAQKQLNYIVEKTKFWYAHRFDELNSRQIKVLNKLLDIGSENFKGDLTKAKYVKIANTAEANASRDIADLLNKGCIKKIEGTTGRGTKYTINHLY, encoded by the coding sequence ATGAAGAAACAAAAATGGATATGGGAATATGATGAGTATCCCAATTTTAAATACAACAAAGAGAAACTAGAACCACTGTTAAGAGATATTGCTTATGAACAAGGCAAACTAAAATCTTTTATGCTTTTAATGGATAAAGAAAGCTCAAAATATTCACTTGCTCAAACTTTGGAAAATGAAATAATAGCAAGTTGTGAAATAGAGGGTGAAATATTAAATAGAGAAAGTGTTCGCTCATCTATTAAACAAAAACTTGGGCTAGAATCAGCAGAACACTACAAAGTTATAAAAAAAGAGGATAACTATGTAGATATTCTTATTGATGCCAACACAAACTATGATGAGGACTTAACTCTCGGTAAACTATTTGGCTGGCACAATGCGATGTTTGAAAAAGGGTATAGTGGATTTTCAAAAATTAAAGAAGCACAGTTTAGAGGTGATGGAGCTATGCAAGTAGTTTCAGGTGACTATGGTAAAGAAAAAATTCACTATGAAGCACCTCCACATGATACACTTGAAAATGAAATGAATATTTTTATAAAATGGTTCAATGAAACTCCTACAACACTAGAAAAAGCTAGCTTAACTCACCTTTGGTTTGTAATCATCCACCCATTTGATGATGGTAATGGAAGAATAACAAGAGCACTAACCGATAGAGTACTATCAAAACTTGAACAATCCTCTTTTTCTAAAATCTATACAATGTCAAAGAGTATATATGAACATAGAAAGGCTTATTATGAAGCTTTGGATAAAACAACAGGAAGATTTCAAAAAGATGATCCTCTTGATATTACTTACTGGATGGAGTGGTTTTTTAAAACATTGCACCATGCACTATTAGATGCTCAAAAACAGTTAAACTATATTGTAGAAAAAACAAAGTTTTGGTATGCACATAGATTTGATGAACTGAACTCAAGACAAATAAAAGTTTTAAATAAGCTTCTTGATATTGGAAGTGAAAACTTTAAAGGTGATCTTACAAAAGCTAAATATGTAAAAATTGCGAATACAGCAGAAGCTAATGCTTCAAGAGATATTGCAGATTTGTTAAATAAAGGGTGCATAAAAAAAATAGAAGGCACAACAGGAAGAGGAACTAAATATACTATAAATCATCTTTATTAA
- a CDS encoding GmrSD restriction endonuclease domain-containing protein has protein sequence MQKYSVNQHLIETILAWVRSGEIAIPEIQRPFVWDASKVRDLMDSLYQGYPIGYIIAWRNPNVRLKDGSTSEGKKILIDGQQRITALTAAILGQYVIDKTYKRIKIKISFNPITEKFEVQNPAILKDKTWLHDISEAINGDLFEIADKYFELNPDVDKKSVRNAFSNLINIPKKQIGLIELASDLDIETVTEIFIRINSKGVVLSQADFAMSKISSNTEYGGDELRKLIDYFCHLAIAPEFHKHIEDNDKKFAQTDLYNKIKWLKNEKEDLYDPDYNDLIRVAFTSQFNRGKLSDLVSLLSGRNFETRTFETEIAEKSFEKLKKGVINFTNETNFKKFLMIIKSAGFIDNKLIRSQNALNFAYILYLKLRDLNVNSVDIEKFVKRWFVYSVLTGRYSGSPESMFDFDIKQISHKSMSEYLKEKEDAELSDAFWNASLPRSLDTSVASSPYFHIYLASQVKANDKGFLSKDVLVSDLILLRGDIHHLFPKDYLKRNGFERNKYNQIANYVYMQQEINIKVGNKAPDTYLSLLIENFTNNKNKFSGIKNHEELIKNFEMHCIPRSIINSKFSDYEDFLHERRKLMALKIKDYYFSL, from the coding sequence ATGCAGAAATATTCAGTTAATCAACACTTAATAGAAACTATTTTAGCTTGGGTTAGATCTGGCGAAATTGCAATCCCTGAAATACAAAGACCATTTGTTTGGGATGCTTCTAAAGTAAGAGATCTTATGGATAGTTTATATCAAGGCTATCCAATTGGTTATATTATTGCATGGAGAAATCCAAATGTAAGACTTAAAGATGGAAGTACAAGTGAAGGTAAAAAAATCCTTATTGATGGACAACAAAGAATTACTGCATTAACAGCTGCAATTTTAGGTCAATATGTTATTGATAAAACATATAAAAGAATAAAGATAAAAATATCATTTAATCCAATAACTGAAAAGTTTGAAGTTCAAAATCCTGCAATTTTAAAAGATAAAACTTGGCTTCATGATATTTCTGAGGCTATAAATGGTGATTTATTTGAAATTGCTGATAAATATTTTGAATTAAATCCTGATGTTGATAAAAAGAGTGTAAGAAATGCTTTTTCCAATTTAATTAATATTCCAAAAAAACAAATAGGGCTTATTGAACTTGCTTCGGATTTGGATATAGAAACTGTAACAGAGATATTTATTAGAATTAATTCAAAAGGAGTAGTTCTTAGCCAAGCAGATTTCGCAATGAGTAAAATATCTTCAAATACTGAATATGGTGGAGATGAACTTAGAAAATTAATAGATTACTTCTGCCATTTAGCTATTGCTCCAGAATTTCATAAACATATTGAAGATAATGATAAAAAATTTGCACAAACAGATTTATATAATAAAATTAAGTGGCTTAAAAATGAAAAAGAAGATCTTTATGATCCAGATTATAATGATTTAATTAGAGTTGCTTTTACTTCTCAATTTAATAGAGGAAAATTATCTGATTTAGTTAGTTTACTATCTGGACGTAATTTTGAAACAAGAACATTTGAAACAGAAATTGCTGAGAAATCATTTGAAAAGTTAAAAAAAGGTGTAATTAATTTTACAAATGAAACAAATTTCAAAAAGTTCTTGATGATTATAAAATCTGCGGGATTTATTGACAATAAGCTTATAAGATCTCAAAATGCACTAAATTTTGCATATATTTTATATTTAAAATTAAGAGATTTAAATGTTAATTCAGTTGATATAGAAAAATTTGTAAAGCGTTGGTTTGTGTATTCTGTCTTAACTGGAAGATATTCTGGTTCTCCTGAAAGTATGTTTGATTTTGATATAAAACAAATAAGCCATAAATCTATGTCTGAATATTTAAAAGAAAAAGAGGATGCTGAACTTTCTGATGCGTTCTGGAATGCTTCTCTTCCAAGAAGTTTAGATACTTCTGTTGCAAGTAGTCCTTATTTTCATATTTATTTAGCTTCTCAGGTAAAAGCAAATGATAAAGGTTTTTTATCAAAAGATGTTTTGGTAAGTGACTTAATTTTACTAAGAGGTGATATCCACCATCTTTTCCCAAAAGATTATTTGAAACGAAATGGTTTTGAAAGAAATAAATATAATCAAATAGCAAACTATGTTTATATGCAACAAGAAATTAATATAAAAGTAGGGAATAAAGCTCCAGATACTTATTTATCGCTTTTAATTGAAAATTTTACAAATAATAAAAATAAATTTAGTGGTATAAAAAATCATGAAGAACTTATTAAAAATTTTGAGATGCACTGTATTCCAAGAAGTATAATAAATAGTAAATTTTCTGATTATGAAGACTTTTTACATGAAAGAAGAAAATTAATGGCACTTAAAATCAAAGATTATTATTTCTCTTTGTAA
- the tenA gene encoding thiaminase II: MSFSRQLKQKAIKVWEDGYNHPFVQELGAGTLEKEKFKFYLLQDYLYLLEYAKVFAMAMTKADDEKMLGNLSAITKATLVDEMKLHHLYMKEFGISDEEVKNVRASLFNRTYTANMLATSLKGDLAHTLATVFPCAWTYCDYGKRLKEQYKDTLENNFYKSWIETYSGVEFEESFEWFYDALDELVKNRTEAEKKVVEDIFISSVEFEYMFWDMAYNKQMSYVKN; encoded by the coding sequence ATGTCATTTTCAAGACAATTAAAACAAAAAGCTATAAAAGTTTGGGAAGATGGTTATAACCACCCATTTGTACAAGAGTTGGGAGCTGGGACTTTAGAAAAAGAGAAGTTCAAGTTTTATTTACTACAAGATTATTTGTATCTTTTAGAGTATGCAAAAGTATTTGCAATGGCCATGACAAAAGCAGATGATGAAAAGATGCTTGGAAATCTTAGTGCTATTACAAAAGCAACTTTAGTTGATGAGATGAAACTTCACCATCTGTATATGAAAGAGTTTGGTATTAGTGATGAAGAGGTTAAAAATGTAAGAGCTAGTTTGTTTAACAGAACTTACACAGCAAATATGCTTGCAACTTCTTTAAAAGGTGATTTAGCACACACTTTAGCAACTGTATTTCCTTGTGCTTGGACATATTGTGATTATGGTAAAAGATTAAAAGAGCAATATAAAGATACTTTAGAAAATAATTTCTATAAATCTTGGATAGAAACTTACTCAGGAGTTGAGTTTGAAGAGTCATTTGAGTGGTTTTATGATGCACTTGATGAGCTTGTAAAAAACAGAACAGAAGCTGAAAAAAAAGTGGTTGAAGATATTTTTATTTCAAGTGTTGAGTTTGAGTATATGTTTTGGGATATGGCTTATAATAAACAGATGAGTTATGTGAAAAACTAA
- a CDS encoding thiamine phosphate synthase — translation MAIIVTNRKLCCDDFLRRVELLASSKPNAIILREKDLENCDYESLAIEVKKICQKYGVDFFVNSFIGVAIKLNIKNIQLSFDDFLNYQDRLNSFSNIYVSIHSLTEGKTAQNLGADAIIAGHIFETSCKEGLKPRGLAFLKELYENIDISIIAIGGINEKNFKDVLKNGAKDFCIMSEGMKTDNPESFCDKFKL, via the coding sequence ATGGCAATTATTGTAACAAATCGAAAACTTTGTTGTGATGATTTTTTAAGAAGAGTTGAACTACTTGCTAGTTCAAAACCAAATGCAATAATTTTAAGAGAGAAAGATTTAGAAAATTGTGATTATGAATCTCTTGCAATAGAGGTTAAAAAGATTTGCCAAAAGTATGGTGTGGATTTTTTTGTAAATAGCTTTATAGGTGTAGCAATAAAATTGAATATAAAAAATATTCAACTCTCTTTTGATGATTTTTTAAATTATCAAGATAGATTAAATAGCTTTTCAAATATCTATGTATCTATTCACTCACTAACTGAAGGAAAAACTGCCCAAAATTTAGGTGCAGATGCAATTATTGCTGGACATATTTTTGAAACTTCTTGTAAAGAGGGTTTAAAACCAAGAGGTTTGGCTTTTTTAAAAGAGCTTTATGAAAATATTGATATTTCTATTATTGCAATTGGTGGGATAAATGAGAAAAATTTTAAAGATGTTTTAAAAAATGGTGCAAAAGATTTTTGTATTATGAGTGAAGGTATGAAAACAGATAATCCAGAATCTTTTTGCGATAAATTTAAATTATAA
- the thiH gene encoding 2-iminoacetate synthase ThiH has translation MEDIESDIESIITSSMQNFDYSKYSSDDVKRALKKDRLDLEDFKALLSPNAEEFLEIMAQRAKEKTRKNFGNSILLFTPLYIANYCENECTYCGFKATNKIKRATLTTQELENELQTIAKTGLKEILLLTGEARRKSSVSYIASAVKLARKYFSTVALEVYPVNLDEYKLLHESGADFVAVYQETYNRKKYEDVHLWGSKRNFSYRINAQERALKAGFRGVAFGALLGLDDFRKDAFAVALHATLIQQRYPHAEISFSVPRLRPYINNKNNNSNDVYEKQLLQVMCAYRIFMPYATITISTRERDVFRDNVVGLVANKISAGVSVGVGGHDEEKKGDEQFEISDERSVEDVHTMILNKSLQPVYSNFIRV, from the coding sequence ATGGAGGATATTGAATCTGATATTGAATCAATTATCACATCATCTATGCAAAATTTTGATTATTCAAAATATAGTAGCGATGATGTTAAAAGAGCCCTAAAAAAAGATAGATTAGATTTAGAAGATTTTAAAGCCCTACTTTCACCAAATGCAGAAGAGTTTTTAGAGATTATGGCACAAAGAGCAAAAGAGAAGACTAGAAAAAATTTTGGTAACTCTATTTTGCTTTTTACACCTTTGTATATTGCAAACTATTGTGAAAATGAGTGTACATATTGTGGTTTTAAAGCAACAAACAAAATAAAAAGAGCAACACTTACAACACAAGAGCTTGAAAATGAGTTACAAACTATTGCAAAAACTGGTTTAAAAGAGATTTTACTTTTAACAGGAGAAGCCAGAAGAAAATCAAGTGTTAGTTATATTGCAAGTGCTGTTAAACTTGCAAGAAAATATTTCTCAACTGTTGCTCTTGAGGTTTATCCTGTAAATTTAGATGAGTATAAACTACTTCATGAAAGTGGAGCTGATTTTGTAGCTGTTTATCAAGAGACTTACAATAGAAAAAAATATGAAGATGTTCATCTTTGGGGTTCAAAAAGAAACTTCTCTTATAGAATAAATGCTCAAGAAAGAGCCTTAAAAGCTGGATTTAGAGGGGTTGCTTTTGGAGCCTTATTAGGACTTGATGATTTTAGAAAAGATGCTTTTGCTGTTGCACTTCACGCAACACTAATTCAACAAAGATATCCTCATGCAGAGATTAGTTTTTCAGTTCCAAGATTAAGACCATATATAAACAATAAAAACAACAACTCAAATGATGTTTATGAGAAGCAACTTCTGCAAGTTATGTGTGCATATAGAATTTTTATGCCTTATGCAACAATCACAATATCAACAAGAGAGCGAGATGTTTTTAGAGATAATGTTGTTGGTCTTGTTGCAAATAAGATTTCAGCAGGAGTTAGTGTTGGTGTTGGAGGTCATGATGAAGAGAAAAAAGGTGATGAACAGTTTGAAATATCTGATGAAAGAAGTGTAGAAGATGTTCACACTATGATTTTAAATAAGAGCTTACAACCTGTTTATTCAAATTTTATAAGAGTTTAA